The window CGTCCATGGCGACGGCGAATACGCGGATGAAGACGTCCACGTCAATACCTGCGAGAGCCACGGATCGCGCTGCTGCGACCGTGGCTCTCGCCTCATCGAGGTATCTCTAAAGATAAGCTCACACAGTATCCCCGTGCCTTCCAGTTTCGACGAGAACTACTACGGAAACCTGGGAAAGAAGCGCTCAAACACGCCATCATAGCTATGTTGTGAAATCAACAAAGTGCTACACAAGAGCGATAGACAAAGACCTCTGAATCATCGGATCAGCCCACCCCTACGGTGACTCCCAACTCCACGAAGACATGACTTTCAACGGCTCTGGTCGCCTCGAGAGCATCAACCAGACCAGTTCATCTGCAATGTGGGAATTCAACGTGTACGGTCGGCGATCGATAACCGTGTGTTCGATACCAGTTGCGATATCACCGTCAATGCCGACGCAATGCGAATCGTCAACGTTCGAGGGTGGACATCATGATTTCCACGGGACGAGCGACGGCGTAGTTGCTGGTGCGACGCGAACGTCTGTTACAGACTACGGCAACAACACATATACGACGTAATATATTATTGTCTCTCTTCTGCCTTTAAAAATAGTTCAAGTGATGCAAGTTGACGGATCACATCCGCATTATCGTCGCCGTTGTGATGTGATCTCCAAATGCCGTCAATTTCCAGCCATGATACCCGATCGCGTTTTCTCAGATCAGCTAACTGTTGACCGATGAGATCGCGTAGTTCTGCGGAACGTCGGAGCTCAACGTCCCAATCAAAATGATTCGTCACCCAGGTCGGTTCAGGACGGCCGATCGCCTTTAGAGACTTTTCTCGGAGCAAAAATGTGGCAAGCCGGACTTTTCGGTGATATTCGGAAGCATCTATTGGGAGGCCTGCTTTCGTTTCAGTTGGCACGCCATCGAATAACTCAGGGTATGTCTCAAGTGCGATTTCATGAAACGCTCGGCGATTTCGGCGTTGTTCCCGAGGAAGCGAGAGCATGAATGACAGCCAGGGATCTTCTAGAAACGGTGTCTCAAATTGCCCCTTGAGCGTCGCTGGTTCTTCTATAAAATAGCGTTGACGAACACCGAAATCCAACTGCTCATCATAGCTCAAGACGTCACGTCCTACGGCCGGTTCATCTGGCAGGAGATGGTATGGGTCGAATGAATCCGATGTCAGTTCTGGTAGCACAAGATTTTCCTCAACGAACTTATCAAGCGCAGTATCCCAAGACGCAGACTCGTTTTTCGGAAGCCGTGCTCCTGCTGAGGGATCCCCCATAAAACCAGACCAACAAATGGGATCATCGATATCGAGTCTTTCGAGGGCATATAGTATCGCAGCCACCGCTCGGAAAAGATGAGTGGGTCGTTTGTATGTACTCGCGACATTAATCATGCGATCGGAACTCCACGGAAAATGACTTGGACGGAGGTCGACTGCGTAATTTTCCACACCTGCTATATCGGCCACATGCTGGCCGATTTCATAGTCACCTGTTCCAGGTGTCCCAAACGTGACGGTTATAATCTGATCTCGGTCAACGTTATCGAGGAGCCCTCCGAGAATAAGTCTGGAATCGAGTCCGCCGCTCAGGGGAAGTAGGTGTGTTGCAGTGCTTGAATGCTGATCGACAGAACGCTCAAAGGTCTCTTTGACAACTTCTCTCCCCCTCTTGACTGGATCATTAGTAGATGGATAATTGGCTTGAGCAGCTTCAAGAACGTTTTCTGGAAAATCTACTGTGGGTTCGGGGATA of the Natronosalvus vescus genome contains:
- a CDS encoding asparagine synthase-related protein, with the translated sequence MDSNLFDERISVEAFLGYRYIPEPTVDFPENVLEAAQANYPSTNDPVKRGREVVKETFERSVDQHSSTATHLLPLSGGLDSRLILGGLLDNVDRDQIITVTFGTPGTGDYEIGQHVADIAGVENYAVDLRPSHFPWSSDRMINVASTYKRPTHLFRAVAAILYALERLDIDDPICWSGFMGDPSAGARLPKNESASWDTALDKFVEENLVLPELTSDSFDPYHLLPDEPAVGRDVLSYDEQLDFGVRQRYFIEEPATLKGQFETPFLEDPWLSFMLSLPREQRRNRRAFHEIALETYPELFDGVPTETKAGLPIDASEYHRKVRLATFLLREKSLKAIGRPEPTWVTNHFDWDVELRRSAELRDLIGQQLADLRKRDRVSWLEIDGIWRSHHNGDDNADVIRQLASLELFLKAEERQ